One Pirellulales bacterium genomic window carries:
- a CDS encoding IS256 family transposase, with protein MAESINSTLSLPVATSRDVLTDILRDGAQRLLAQAVEAEVTEWIDSHADLKNAGGHRQVVRNGHLPKRTITTGVGPIEIEQPRVLDRRTKSEAEPFSSKILPPYLRKTKSLEELIPWLYLKGVSTGDFHEALTALVGPNCPGLSASTVTRLKACWEDEFQEWNKRSLEGKQYVYLWADGVHFNIRLEEERQCILVLMGAMADGRKELIAVVDGFRESEQSWKGLLLDVKARGLVVDPKLATGDGALGFWKALSQVFPATREQRCWVHKTANVLDNLPKRLQPEAKEKIHNIWMAATRADADRAFDLFVATYEAKYPKATGCLSKDRDVLLTFYDFPAEQWIHLRTTNPIESTFATVRLRHRRTKGSGSRTACLTMVFKLMQSAAKRWRLLNGSQLLPEVIAGVQFIDGIKPQATAA; from the coding sequence ATGGCTGAGAGTATCAATTCGACGTTGTCGTTGCCAGTCGCAACGTCTCGCGATGTGCTGACCGACATCCTCCGTGACGGCGCTCAGCGGCTGCTGGCTCAGGCGGTCGAAGCCGAAGTCACTGAGTGGATCGACTCGCACGCGGACCTGAAGAACGCGGGCGGCCATCGGCAGGTGGTTCGCAATGGCCATCTGCCGAAACGCACGATTACCACGGGCGTCGGCCCAATCGAGATCGAGCAGCCACGCGTGCTTGATCGACGAACAAAAAGCGAAGCAGAACCTTTTTCCTCGAAGATCCTTCCTCCATACCTGCGCAAGACCAAGAGCCTGGAGGAGTTGATCCCGTGGCTGTACCTAAAAGGCGTCAGCACCGGCGACTTCCACGAAGCCCTGACAGCGCTGGTGGGTCCGAACTGTCCCGGCCTGTCGGCCTCGACCGTCACACGACTGAAAGCCTGTTGGGAAGACGAATTCCAGGAGTGGAATAAGAGGTCCTTGGAAGGGAAGCAGTACGTCTACCTGTGGGCCGACGGCGTGCATTTCAATATCCGCTTGGAAGAAGAGCGGCAGTGCATCCTGGTATTGATGGGTGCCATGGCCGACGGCCGCAAGGAGTTGATCGCCGTGGTCGATGGCTTTCGCGAGAGCGAACAGTCGTGGAAGGGGCTGCTCTTGGACGTGAAGGCGCGGGGCCTGGTCGTCGATCCGAAGCTGGCCACCGGTGATGGTGCGCTGGGCTTTTGGAAGGCGCTCTCGCAGGTCTTTCCCGCCACGCGCGAGCAGCGCTGCTGGGTCCACAAGACGGCCAACGTACTCGACAACCTTCCCAAGCGGTTGCAGCCCGAGGCGAAGGAGAAGATTCACAACATCTGGATGGCCGCCACGCGAGCCGATGCCGATAGGGCGTTCGACTTATTCGTGGCAACCTACGAGGCCAAGTACCCCAAGGCGACGGGGTGCCTCTCCAAGGATCGCGACGTGTTGTTGACCTTCTATGACTTCCCCGCCGAACAGTGGATCCACTTGCGGACGACCAATCCCATCGAGAGCACGTTCGCCACGGTGCGCCTGCGGCATCGGCGGACCAAGGGTAGTGGCTCACGCACCGCATGTCTCACGATGGTCTTCAAGCTGATGCAATCTGCTGCCAAGAGATGGCGGCTGCTGAACGGCTCGCAACTGCTGCCCGAAGTGATCGCCGGAGTTCAATTCATCGATGGAATCAAACCCCAAGCAACCGCCGCCTGA
- a CDS encoding dockerin type I domain-containing protein, with the protein MLTVAGGMAFNTPDSQTVAVSCSIAGAAVTATASSNLVADPAIEVDPLGIASPADSVGGGASNLAAPFSPANISQAYGFNDIYLSDGQGGFIKGDGAGQTIAIVIAYQQPNLAADLHAFDQQFGLSDPQLTICNQTGSTATATLPKNATGSWGVEASLDVQWIHALAPAANILVVEASSNSSTNLYQAADTARKAGIGSLSALPYTTVVSMSWGIADFAGDTNGGLFTTPAGKTGVMFVAASGDAGTAGQYPATDPGVLAVGGTTLTINSQGNYSGEVAWSGSSGGFSFNSVPSYQQGIQPYGAQNSGNARMTPDVAFDGDVNSGLYVYDSFDYPSAPWREAGGTSAGAPCWAALLAIADQAAGQSGPLTSSQMLTRIYAAYSTTGPTYAFHDVTSGANSSYSAGPGYDLVTGLGSPRANVVVAALAGVSQTPIPSAPAGNVNTLVPTFQWSAIGGATGYYFSLIDATTHATVANQLPVSGTTYMLATALANGDSYQWTVQAYDASGALGPASSSVSFTTAVVVNHAPTGTSTTVSTPEDTAYTFATSDFGFSDPGDSPPNNFLAVSITTLPTVGSILDNGTAVTAGQLIPVADISQGLLKFVSSVGAIGTPYATFTFQVEDDGGTANGGHNLDPVPKTITIDVIAPPQVTQVLVDGTAWSTGFLAAVQSAGDGNGGYAIPVGSAAQLQTLPWSNLNQIRIVFNESVDVQKESLTVTGLTGSYSFSGFSYSSTTFTAVWTLSTPLGADKLTIDLQSSGPNAVTDTTGHALDGEWSNQTSSYPSGNGQPGGDFQFAFNVLPGDLNQDGIVNAQDLALTSSNWLSSQSSGDANGDGIVNAQDLATVSSNWLATLPAGGGGMDAADVMSSALATINVVSVLQAPIIDLDPQLVADHAQAWRAAQFVLLHIGPIKPIEPLPSAAPGISATSSTSSPANTFVGPVLPVRAQGTVTTHTADAATVGNSDFSISADGVDRSRSLAAIDFLMTAEASGTSRDWLDDAMTEDGESLLSRSHSKHSWGAV; encoded by the coding sequence TTGCTCACCGTCGCGGGGGGCATGGCATTTAATACTCCCGACTCGCAAACGGTCGCGGTGTCGTGCTCGATCGCGGGCGCTGCCGTCACGGCGACGGCGTCGAGTAATCTTGTCGCCGATCCGGCGATCGAAGTCGATCCGCTCGGCATCGCCAGTCCGGCGGATTCCGTCGGCGGCGGCGCGTCGAACCTGGCGGCGCCATTCTCGCCGGCGAACATCTCGCAGGCGTACGGCTTCAACGACATTTATCTTTCCGACGGCCAGGGGGGATTCATCAAGGGGGACGGCGCCGGACAGACGATCGCCATCGTGATCGCGTATCAACAGCCCAATCTCGCGGCGGACCTGCACGCGTTCGATCAGCAATTTGGTCTGTCGGATCCGCAGTTGACGATCTGCAACCAGACGGGCTCGACCGCCACGGCTACGCTTCCCAAAAACGCCACCGGAAGCTGGGGCGTCGAAGCGTCCTTGGACGTGCAATGGATTCATGCGCTGGCCCCGGCCGCAAATATTCTGGTCGTCGAAGCGAGTTCGAATAGCAGTACGAATCTTTATCAGGCGGCCGACACGGCGCGCAAGGCCGGTATAGGTAGCCTGTCGGCGCTGCCGTATACCACCGTTGTTTCGATGAGTTGGGGCATTGCGGACTTTGCCGGCGACACCAACGGTGGGCTATTCACGACGCCCGCCGGAAAAACAGGCGTGATGTTCGTGGCCGCCAGCGGTGATGCAGGCACGGCTGGTCAATACCCCGCCACGGACCCTGGTGTGCTGGCCGTGGGGGGCACGACGCTTACGATCAATAGTCAAGGAAACTACAGCGGCGAGGTGGCTTGGAGCGGCAGTTCCGGCGGCTTTAGCTTCAACTCAGTTCCGTCGTATCAGCAGGGAATCCAACCGTACGGCGCCCAAAACAGCGGCAACGCACGGATGACGCCGGATGTCGCCTTCGACGGTGACGTTAATTCGGGTCTGTACGTCTATGATTCGTTCGACTATCCGAGCGCTCCCTGGCGTGAGGCCGGTGGCACTAGCGCCGGAGCGCCCTGTTGGGCTGCCCTTCTGGCGATCGCCGATCAGGCGGCAGGTCAAAGCGGACCGCTGACGTCGAGTCAAATGCTGACGCGAATTTACGCCGCTTATTCTACGACGGGCCCGACCTATGCGTTTCACGATGTGACATCGGGCGCAAACTCCAGCTACTCGGCCGGGCCTGGCTATGATCTGGTGACGGGCCTGGGAAGTCCGCGGGCAAATGTTGTTGTCGCGGCGCTCGCCGGAGTCAGTCAGACACCCATACCCAGCGCACCGGCGGGCAACGTTAACACGCTTGTCCCCACGTTCCAGTGGAGCGCCATCGGCGGTGCTACGGGATACTATTTTTCGCTCATCGATGCGACGACGCACGCCACGGTTGCCAATCAGTTGCCCGTAAGCGGCACGACCTACATGCTCGCGACAGCGCTAGCCAATGGCGACAGCTATCAATGGACGGTGCAAGCCTATGACGCCTCGGGAGCGCTGGGCCCGGCCAGTAGCTCGGTGAGCTTCACGACTGCGGTGGTGGTGAACCATGCGCCGACGGGCACGAGCACGACCGTTTCGACGCCGGAGGACACCGCTTACACGTTCGCGACGAGCGATTTCGGCTTTAGCGATCCGGGCGACAGCCCACCGAATAACTTCCTGGCGGTGTCGATCACGACATTGCCCACAGTCGGCAGCATTCTTGACAACGGGACCGCGGTTACGGCAGGCCAACTGATCCCCGTGGCGGACATTTCACAGGGGCTGTTGAAGTTCGTCTCGTCCGTCGGCGCCATTGGCACGCCCTACGCGACATTCACGTTCCAGGTCGAAGACGATGGTGGCACGGCCAACGGCGGTCACAATCTCGATCCTGTGCCCAAGACCATAACGATCGATGTGATCGCGCCGCCACAGGTCACGCAAGTCCTGGTGGATGGCACGGCCTGGTCGACGGGCTTTCTCGCTGCAGTACAGAGCGCCGGTGACGGAAACGGCGGGTACGCAATTCCGGTTGGATCCGCTGCGCAGTTGCAGACATTGCCGTGGAGTAACCTGAATCAGATTCGCATCGTCTTCAATGAAAGTGTTGACGTCCAGAAGGAAAGTCTCACAGTAACGGGCCTGACAGGTTCGTATTCCTTCAGTGGATTCAGTTACTCATCCACAACATTCACCGCGGTTTGGACGTTGTCGACGCCGCTGGGGGCCGACAAGCTGACCATCGACCTGCAATCGAGCGGGCCCAATGCCGTGACCGACACAACGGGGCATGCGCTTGATGGCGAATGGTCGAACCAGACGAGCAGCTATCCTTCGGGAAACGGGCAGCCGGGGGGGGATTTTCAGTTTGCCTTCAATGTATTGCCGGGCGATCTCAATCAGGATGGCATTGTCAATGCACAGGACCTGGCTTTGACGTCGTCGAATTGGCTTAGTTCCCAGAGTTCCGGCGACGCGAATGGTGATGGGATTGTCAATGCTCAGGACCTTGCCACGGTCTCGTCGAATTGGCTGGCCACATTGCCGGCAGGCGGCGGAGGGATGGACGCAGCCGACGTGATGAGTTCAGCGCTCGCCACGATAAACGTCGTGTCAGTGTTACAGGCCCCCATCATCGACCTTGATCCGCAGTTGGTTGCCGACCATGCGCAAGCCTGGCGTGCTGCGCAGTTCGTATTGCTTCATATCGGACCTATCAAGCCGATCGAGCCGTTGCCCAGCGCAGCACCAGGCATTTCGGCGACGAGCAGTACATCGTCACCAGCGAATACGTTCGTAGGGCCCGTTTTGCCTGTGAGAGCACAAGGTACCGTTACGACCCACACAGCGGACGCTGCCACCGTCGGCAACAGTGATT